The proteins below come from a single Candidozyma auris chromosome 3, complete sequence genomic window:
- the GDA1 gene encoding guanosine diphosphatase: protein MSLLNTRNIRVIIAAFALFTVVGYFVVSAGHYSESAGRVKPAASSDLLEAGNTLQGTAHKGVEAPYKTKPEVQGNQAAKLEPGKGQAENKPAAPVQAPEVEQKRPESSEKVSSGASCKQTDYVVMIDAGSTGSRVHVYSFDTCVTPPKLLNEEFKMLNPGLSSFDTDTKGAAASLDPLLEVALQTVPKDKQSCTPVAVKATAGLRMLGEEKSQAILKEVRNHLVSKYPFAVVEGDGISIMDGKDEGVYAWVTANYLLGNIGSSEKIPTAAVFDLGGGSTQIVFEPDFSDKNEQLVEGEHKYDFTFGDRKFTLYQFSHLGYGLMAGRNKVNAAVLKGSKEPSLTKYSSKAEAEAAEAASTIMNPCVAPGMTAKGVVVESAKDEFYKVNFIGPSEGLGAQCRFLAEEVLNMDTECKQQPCSFNGVYQPSLVKTFHKNSDMFVFSFFYDRTNPLGFPSSFTMEELRDLTSAVCKGSESWKSTFLSDALQELNKEPQWCLDLSFITAMLHTGYNIPLNRELRTAQKIANNELGWCLGASLPLLDSKTGNWKCRIQETTQ, encoded by the coding sequence ATGTCTCTATTGAACACGCGCAACATCCGTGTGATTATCGCGGCGTTTGCCCTTTTTACTGTGGTGGGCTACTTTGTTGTTTCCGCTGGTCATTACTCGGAGTCAGCCGGCAGGGTCAAGCCAGCGGCATCCTCTGACCTACTTGAAGCTGGGAACACGTTGCAAGGTACAGCCCACAAGGGCGTAGAGGCTCCTTACAAGACCAAACCAGAGGTTCAGGGTAACCAGGCTGCGAAGCTTGAGCCAGGAAAGGGCCAAGCTGAAAACAAACCTGCTGCTCCTGTTCAGGCTCCCGAGGTCGAACAGAAAAGGCCTGAAAGCAGTGAGAAGGTTTCCAGCGGGGCTTCTTGCAAACAGACAGACTATGTTGTGATGATCGATGCTGGATCTACAGGTTCTCGTGTTCACGTCTACTCTTTTGATACGTGTGTCACTCCACCAAAGTTGCTCAACGAAGAATTTAAGATGCTCAATCCGGGGCTCTCGTCGTTTGACACCGACACTAAAGGTGCAGCTGCTTCGTTAGACCCCTTATTGGAGGTTGCTTTGCAGACAGTGCCTAAGGACAAACAGTCGTGTACACCTGTTGCTGTAAAGGCCACTGCTGGTCTCAGAATGTTGGGCGAAGAGAAGTCGCAGGCTATTTTAAAAGAGGTGAGAAACCACTTGGTCTCGAAGTATCCGtttgctgttgttgaaggtgacGGAATTTCTATAATGGATGGAAAGGATGAGGGTGTGTATGCTTGGGTCACTGCCAACTACCTTTTGGGCAACATTGGCTCCTCCGAAAAGATTCCAACTGCTGCTGTGTTTGATCTTGGCGGAGGATCTACTCAGATTGTCTTTGAGCCCGACTTCAGCGACAAGAACGAGCAGTTGGTTGAGGGAGAACACAAGTACGACTTCACTTTCGGCGACAGAAAATTCACTCTTTACCAGTTCTCCCATTTGGGCTACGGTTTGATGGCTGGTAGAAATAAGGTCAACGCTGCGGTGTTGAAAGGCTCAAAGGAACCTTCTTTGACCAAGTACTCTTCCAAGGCTGAggctgaggctgctgaaGCTGCTTCGACCATCATGAATCCCTGTGTTGCCCCTGGTATGACGGCGAAGGGTGTGGTTGTTGAGAGTGCTAAGGATGAATTTTATAAGGTCAACTTCATTGGTCCTTCTGAAGGTCTTGGAGCCCAATGCAGATTCTTAGCCGAAGAAGTTTTGAACATGGATACTGAGTGTAAACAGCAACCATGTTCCTTCAACGGTGTCTATCAACCATCGCTCGTGAAGACATTCCACAAGAACTCGGACATGTTTGTGTTTTCATTTTTCTACGACAGAACCAACCCATTGGGCTTTCCCAGCTCTTTTACAATGGAGGAGTTAAGAGATTTGACCAGTGCTGTGTGCAAAGGTCTGGAGTCTTGGAAATCTACCTTCTTGTCCGATGCTTTGCAGGAGCTAAACAAGGAGCCCCAGTGGTGTCTTGACTTGTCCTTCATCACTGCAATGCTTCACACAGGTTATAACATTCCTTTGAACAGAGAATTGAGAACCGCACAGAAGATCGCAAACAACGAGTTGGGATGGTGTCTTGGAGCTTCGCTTCCTTTATTAGACTCCAAGACTGGTAACTGGAAATGCCGTATCCAGGAAACCACGCAATAA
- the IFH1 gene encoding Ifh1p — protein sequence MPKSTKKTTGYAQKSNPKIYKSPHYGGKNLKNFLYKRDRRFSIVSSSSSEYSEEKKQSDSDSESSLTALSEKDEQSASRKGSVFFRGEKLPRARAKAVGTKSSKTAKKRAPKKGPKASYAQVFDSDRDEEHSSDESVDPVGLTGIYSMMDANGSAVGDSESDSDDSSDSQEDASSDDSSDDSEVDFVRLQAERRANAKSKKSLKAVKALQKQNTEPETKKRRKSSYRRQSELPLPDNINFKFEFDENNDSVIEDDSEEDMALNVVKAPKPEEEDVGEEITDNREDAKPSYNLNFQYDEPILDVPKINEEELQSDDDYEFDDNDLLATLQADNDIEDFMTNTHNDSETPRSRQRSVSSINEDETLDPFLEEEEKYLVNEFEMNGFDDENEFPAQSTGTDSSSGLKNQSQEEKGTNGDDDEESPFIEGYLEDDDDDDDVDEFMDLMDFSAPFFEDDSKESESSLSDLKSDGLEGSIKEKPNQVKSSKGTSNKKRRKPKGPLDSEEEDDSYLWNYFLSSDGDSDNETNTEPVDVEEQLILEEIFRQEKEAREGQTEREFSLEPLSEHEYDSGESTDVDTSLPPTLKRNQTGSKMAKEVLSSKTADYRPPVLGTWVAIESKPFSIIDGLSTRTLKSNQNAQKNPRTKGWMSIGLGNKTDHEDDAIELEELLNISELDNDDENDIRIWRDFNNRKKKVPLGAFRNKSHLHEPVHAVHEPMVNFSLTRMNNDFNPGRRNSSQRRKDRRNSSANEIQSNYNSMERTQHSQDSGVPKSKRRRASKADSGSEGYRSTKSGLFSANVLTDAEEVMGEDRDFIALIKGL from the coding sequence ATGCCGAAATCAACGAAAAAAACCACTGGGTACGCCCAGAAACTGAATCCGAAAATATACAAGTCGCCCCATTATGGCGGCAAAAATCTAAAGAATTTTCTCTACAAAAGAGACAGACGCTTTAGTATCGTTAGCTCGTCCTCTTCAGAGTacagcgaagaaaaaaagcagaGCGATTCCGACTCGGAATCGTCTCTTACAGCCTTGTCTGAGAAAGACGAGCAATCTGCACTGAGAAAAGGATCTGTGTTTTTTAGAGGCGAGAAATTGCCGAGAGCTAGAGCTAAGGCCGTTGGCACAAAGTCATCGAAGACGGCTAAAAAGAGAGCGCCAAAGAAGGGTCCGAAGGCTTCCTACGCTCAAGTTTTCGATTCTGACAGAGATGAAGAGCACTCGAGTGATGAATCTGTGGATCCTGTTGGGCTCACGGGCATTTACTCAATGATGGACGCAAATGGAAGCGCTGTCGGTGATTCTGAATCAGATTCAGATGATTCTAGTGATAGCCAAGAGGATGCATCTTCAGATGACTCCTCAGACGATTCTGAAGTCGACTTTGTCCGCCTACAAGCtgaaagaagagccaaTGCCAAATCCAAGAAATCGTTAAAGGCTGTCAAGGCTTTGCAGAAGCAGAATACAGAGCCagaaacgaagaagagacgaaAATCTTCCTATAGACGTCAATCAGAACTTCCTTTGCCCGATAACATCAACTTTAAATTTGAATTCGATGAAAACAATGACTCAGTCATAGAAGATGacagtgaagaagatatGGCCCTTAATGTTGTGAAAGCACCAAAgcctgaagaagaagatgttggtgaagaaatcaCTGACAATAGAGAAGATGCGAAACCCTCATACAATCTCAATTTTCAGTACGATGAGCCAATTCTCGACGTTCCCAAAatcaacgaagaagagctaCAATCCGATGATGACTATGAATTCGACGACAATGATCTCCTTGCAACCCTTCAAGCGGATAATGACATTGAAGACTTCATGACGAACACTCACAATGACTCAGAGACGCCTAGATCGAGACAAAGACTGGTTAGTTCCATcaacgaagatgaaacTTTGGACCCCTTTctcgaggaggaagagaagtATTTGGTCAATGAATTCGAGATGAATGGATTCgatgatgagaatgagTTCCCCGCTCAATCAACTGGAACAGATTCCTCGAGTGGACTCAAAAATCAGAGTCAGGAAGAGAAAGGCACCAACGgtgacgatgacgaggagTCTCCATTTATCGAAGGCTACCTcgaagacgatgatgatgacgatgacgtTGATGAGTTCATGGATTTGATGGACTTCAGTGCTCCATTCTTCGAGGATGATAGTAAGGAGTCAGAGAGTAGTCTTCTGGATCTCAAGAGCGATGGCCTCGAAGGTtccatcaaggagaagccGAATCAAGTCAAGTCCAGCAAAGGGacaagcaacaagaaaCGCAGAAAGCCAAAAGGTCCTCTTGACAGtgaagaggaggatgaCTCTTACTTGTGGAATTACTTCCTCAGTTCGGATGGAGATTCCGATAATGAAACCAATACAGAACCAGTTGATGTCGAGGAACAACTCATTTTGGAGGAGATTTTCCGTcaagagaaggaagcacGCGAAGGACAGACAGAGCGGGAATTTAGTCTTGAACCTTTGTCGGAGCACGAGTACGACAGCGGGGAATCTACTGACGTTGACACTTCACTTCCACCCACGTTAAAGAGAAATCAAACTGGCAGCAAGATGGCCAAAGAGGTCTTGTCTTCCAAAACAGCCGATTATAGGCCGCCTGTTCTCGGAACATGGGTCGCAATCGAAAGCAAACCGTTTAGTATCATTGATGGCCTCTCCACACGCACGTTAAAAAGTAACCAAAATGCACAAAAGAACCCTCGAACCAAAGGATGGATGTCTATCGGTCTCGGAAACAAAACCGATCACGAGGACGATGCtattgaacttgaagagcttctcaataTTAGCGAGCTTGACAATGACGACGAGAACGATATCCGTATCTGGCGAGATTTCAACAacaggaagaagaaagtgcCCCTTGGAGCCTTCCGCAATAAGTCACATCTTCACGAGCCTGTGCATGCTGTTCATGAACCGATGGTCAACTTCAGCTTGACCAGGATGAATAACGACTTCAATCCAGGAAGACGCAACAGCTCCCAGCGCAGAAAAGACAGGAGAAACAGTAGTGCCAATGAGATTCAGTCAAATTACAATAGTATGGAAAGGACACAACACCTGCAAGACAGCGGTGTCCCTaagctgaagagaagaCGGGCTTCGAAAGCTGACCTGGGGTCGGAGGGTTACAGGTCCACTAAATCTGGTTTATTTAGTGCAAATGTGCTCACTGACGCGGAAGAGGTTATGGGAGAGGACAGAGACTTCATCGCATTAATCAAGGGTTTGTAG